From a single Actinomyces viscosus genomic region:
- the arc gene encoding proteasome ATPase, whose product MPETPAGGTDRPQSRTQSLGMPARDFTSHQLREARAQAVSLASKNERLVAALGTARERITELGQQLDAVTRPPVTLGLLTALPGTRDEANVEGTGQEREVAVSLSGRQMLLHVHPGVDDDDLRIGRLVAVNDQMVVVATLPEPQTGEAVTLEETLDDARVLVTTGAGGTRILTLSSALRRIAGAGEGLKPGDTLAADLRADVATALIERTSVEQLVVAETPDVSWADIGGLGPQIEQIRDALELPFTHPELFQAYGLRAPKGLLLYGPPGCGKTLIAKAVATSLAGSGGAPGVRGRPAAFLNIKGPELLSKFVGETERQIRAIFDQARKAAAEDRPVVIFFDEMEALFRTRGTGVSSDVETMIVPQVLAEIDGVESLRNVVIIGASNREDMIDPAILRPGRLDVKIRINRPDETGAEEILARHLTADLPLAPAELAAHGGDREATAAFLRHVVVETLYARNEATAVLEITEARAAAVAATTTRTLHLADLASGAMLAAIVSRAKTASIKDELAGGEGGLSVDRLRSAVGIEARQNEEITGATTPEGWARLIGARASDIRSVRRLGKDRT is encoded by the coding sequence ATGCCTGAGACCCCTGCAGGCGGTACGGACAGGCCCCAGTCCAGGACTCAGTCGCTGGGCATGCCCGCCAGGGACTTCACCAGCCACCAGCTGCGCGAGGCCCGGGCCCAGGCCGTCAGCCTGGCCTCCAAGAACGAGCGCCTCGTCGCCGCCCTGGGTACCGCCCGCGAGCGCATCACCGAGCTCGGCCAGCAGCTCGACGCCGTCACCCGCCCTCCGGTCACCCTGGGACTGCTCACCGCTCTTCCCGGCACAAGGGACGAGGCGAACGTCGAGGGCACCGGACAGGAGCGCGAGGTTGCCGTGAGCCTGTCGGGCCGTCAGATGCTTCTGCACGTCCACCCGGGTGTGGACGACGATGACCTCCGGATCGGCCGGCTCGTGGCCGTCAACGACCAGATGGTCGTCGTCGCCACCCTCCCCGAGCCCCAGACCGGTGAGGCCGTCACCCTGGAGGAGACCCTTGATGACGCCCGCGTCCTGGTGACCACCGGAGCGGGAGGCACCCGGATCCTCACCCTGTCCTCCGCTCTGCGCCGCATCGCCGGGGCCGGGGAGGGGCTCAAACCAGGCGACACCCTGGCCGCCGACCTGCGCGCCGACGTCGCCACGGCGCTCATCGAGCGCACCAGTGTTGAACAGCTCGTCGTCGCCGAGACCCCCGACGTCTCCTGGGCGGACATCGGGGGACTGGGCCCGCAGATCGAGCAGATCCGCGACGCCCTCGAGCTGCCCTTCACCCACCCCGAGCTCTTCCAGGCCTACGGGCTGCGAGCCCCCAAGGGGCTCCTGCTCTACGGCCCACCCGGCTGCGGCAAGACCCTCATCGCCAAGGCCGTGGCCACCTCGCTGGCCGGCTCCGGAGGCGCCCCCGGCGTGAGGGGCCGCCCGGCCGCCTTCCTCAATATCAAGGGTCCCGAGCTGCTGAGCAAGTTCGTCGGCGAGACCGAGCGGCAGATCCGCGCCATCTTCGACCAGGCCCGCAAGGCCGCCGCCGAGGACCGTCCGGTGGTCATCTTCTTCGATGAGATGGAGGCGCTCTTCCGCACCCGCGGCACCGGCGTGTCCTCTGATGTCGAGACCATGATCGTGCCCCAGGTCCTGGCGGAGATCGACGGTGTGGAGTCCCTGCGCAACGTCGTCATCATCGGGGCCTCCAACCGCGAGGACATGATCGATCCCGCGATCCTGCGCCCCGGGCGCCTGGACGTGAAGATCCGCATCAACCGGCCCGATGAGACCGGGGCCGAGGAGATCCTCGCCCGGCACCTCACCGCCGACCTGCCTCTGGCTCCGGCGGAGCTCGCGGCCCACGGGGGAGACCGTGAGGCCACTGCCGCCTTCCTGCGCCACGTCGTCGTCGAGACGCTCTACGCGCGGAACGAGGCCACCGCCGTCCTGGAGATCACCGAGGCGCGTGCGGCCGCCGTCGCCGCTACCACCACCCGTACCCTCCACCTGGCCGACCTGGCCAGCGGTGCCATGCTCGCCGCCATCGTCTCCCGGGCCAAGACCGCCTCCATCAAGGATGAGCTCGCCGGGGGTGAAGGGGGCC
- a CDS encoding tRNA (adenine-N1)-methyltransferase — protein sequence MSEHTEHTAFSPTDSYQRPVPQEVLGQAGRRGPFRYGERIQVTDTKGRKNTFLLDPHGYFQSVRGSFHHRDVVGMDEGSVIETDTGHELLLLRPLLADYVLSMPRGAQVVYPKDSGQVIAMGDIFPGARVLEAGVGSGALTMNLLSAIGESGHLLSIERREDFAQIAASNVDAWFGRHHPAWELCTGDFADVVAARVEAGSIDRVVLDMLAPWENVEAASTALVPGGVFLAYVATVTQLSRTVEALRHSGLFTEPESWESMVRTWNVDGLAVRPDHRMVAHTGFLLTARRLASGSRPLARKRPPARGAYDEGGYWLPDDVKERTSTDKKVRRVLRDCRAKQPTDATPVQDGTAEPAQEGDHA from the coding sequence ATGAGCGAGCATACTGAGCACACGGCGTTCTCACCCACGGATTCCTACCAGCGCCCGGTTCCTCAGGAGGTGCTGGGACAGGCCGGCCGGCGAGGACCCTTCCGGTACGGAGAGCGCATCCAGGTGACGGACACCAAGGGCCGCAAGAACACCTTCCTGCTCGACCCCCACGGCTACTTCCAGTCCGTGCGGGGCTCCTTCCACCACCGGGACGTCGTCGGAATGGACGAGGGCAGCGTCATCGAGACCGACACCGGCCACGAGCTGCTCCTGCTGCGCCCGCTCCTGGCCGACTACGTGCTGTCCATGCCCCGCGGCGCGCAGGTGGTCTACCCCAAGGACTCCGGCCAGGTCATCGCCATGGGCGATATCTTCCCCGGCGCCCGCGTTCTGGAGGCCGGGGTGGGCTCGGGCGCGCTGACCATGAACCTGCTCTCCGCCATCGGGGAGAGTGGTCACCTGCTGTCCATCGAGCGCCGTGAGGACTTCGCCCAGATCGCCGCCTCCAACGTGGATGCCTGGTTCGGTCGCCACCACCCCGCCTGGGAGCTGTGCACCGGAGACTTCGCCGACGTCGTCGCCGCCCGGGTGGAGGCGGGCAGCATCGACCGGGTGGTCCTGGACATGCTCGCCCCCTGGGAGAACGTCGAGGCCGCCTCCACCGCTCTGGTCCCCGGCGGGGTCTTCCTGGCCTACGTCGCCACCGTCACCCAGCTGTCCCGCACCGTGGAGGCCCTGCGCCACAGCGGGCTGTTTACCGAGCCCGAGTCCTGGGAGTCCATGGTGCGCACCTGGAACGTCGACGGCCTGGCCGTGCGCCCCGACCACCGCATGGTGGCGCACACCGGTTTCCTCCTGACCGCCAGGCGCCTGGCCTCCGGCTCCCGGCCCCTGGCCCGCAAGCGCCCGCCCGCCCGCGGCGCCTACGACGAGGGCGGCTACTGGCTGCCCGACGACGTCAAGGAGCGCACCAGCACCGACAAGAAGGTGCGTCGCGTCCTGCGCGACTGCCGGGCCAAGCAGCCCACTGACGCTACTCCCGTCCAGGACGGAACCGCCGAGCCGGCCCAGGAGGGCGATCATGCCTGA
- a CDS encoding family 1 encapsulin nanocompartment shell protein, with amino-acid sequence MNNLHRDLAPISEAAWSEIDQEARRTFIRWIAGRRVVDVVGPDGEDLAAVRTGHQVRVDTPFEGVQAHQRQVRQVVELRVPFRVTREAVDAVDRGAQDSDCQPVKDAAAQIARAEDGIVFFGLTSAGIDGLVPTSSNPVVELPQSKDLPDAVADALKELRLAGVEGPYALLLSAELWTVVAETTDDGYPIRKHIDRLLNGDILWAPAIQGAVLLSTRGGDYELHLGQDLSIGYLSHDAESIELYLQESFTFLPYTSEASVALTR; translated from the coding sequence ATGAACAACCTGCATCGAGATCTCGCGCCCATCTCCGAGGCCGCCTGGAGCGAGATCGACCAAGAGGCCCGGCGCACCTTCATCCGCTGGATCGCCGGACGCCGAGTCGTTGATGTCGTCGGACCGGACGGAGAGGATCTGGCGGCGGTGCGCACTGGTCATCAGGTGCGCGTGGACACCCCCTTCGAAGGGGTTCAGGCCCACCAGCGTCAGGTTCGGCAGGTCGTCGAGCTGCGGGTTCCCTTCCGCGTCACCCGCGAGGCGGTCGACGCCGTCGACCGTGGGGCCCAGGACTCCGACTGTCAGCCCGTCAAGGACGCCGCGGCTCAGATCGCCCGGGCGGAGGACGGCATTGTCTTCTTCGGACTGACAAGCGCGGGTATCGACGGACTGGTTCCCACCAGCTCGAACCCCGTCGTTGAGCTGCCCCAGTCGAAGGATCTCCCCGATGCAGTGGCCGACGCCCTGAAGGAGCTCCGCCTCGCCGGGGTCGAGGGCCCGTACGCCCTCCTGCTCTCTGCAGAGCTGTGGACTGTCGTCGCCGAGACCACTGACGACGGTTACCCCATCCGCAAGCACATCGACCGTCTCCTGAACGGCGACATCCTATGGGCACCAGCCATCCAGGGTGCCGTCCTGCTGAGCACACGGGGCGGTGACTATGAGCTGCACCTGGGCCAGGACCTGTCCATCGGGTACCTCTCGCACGATGCCGAGTCGATTGAGCTCTACCTCCAGGAGTCGTTCACCTTCCTCCCCTACACCTCCGAGGCGAGCGTCGCGCTGACACGCTGA
- a CDS encoding Dyp-type peroxidase — MRDVIPQDLSQEILAPPAKASIFLTVTVRDGGEAQVIDLLTDVSGLSRAVGFRYPETMLSCVVGIGAGMWDRLFDVPRPEFLHDFVALQGGKHHAPSTPGDLFFHLRASTLDMCFELARQIMRRLGSVAAGYDEVHAFRYFDERDPLGFVDGTESPRGQAAVVAALVDDGAWTGGSYIIEQKYIHDLTAWDSMSVEEQERVIGRTKLDDIQLPDDEQPTNSHVTMNTIEDADGNELQIVRDNLAFGEASGDQGTFFISYAADPRVTELMLRRMFLGEPEGNYDRILDFSTPLTGCLFFAPPAAFLDEADQHARAAARPQPGPEDPTQPATELSAARGLGLNGPSEVPGDWRTEDRNSDMSVSSEPSDGSLGIGNLKGEV, encoded by the coding sequence ATGCGAGACGTCATCCCCCAGGATCTCTCCCAGGAGATTCTGGCTCCGCCGGCCAAGGCATCGATCTTCCTCACCGTCACCGTACGGGACGGTGGCGAGGCCCAGGTCATAGATCTGCTGACCGATGTGTCCGGGCTGTCCCGGGCGGTGGGCTTTCGTTATCCCGAGACGATGCTCAGCTGCGTCGTCGGTATCGGGGCAGGCATGTGGGATCGCCTCTTCGATGTGCCTCGACCTGAGTTCCTGCACGACTTCGTGGCACTTCAGGGCGGCAAGCACCACGCGCCCTCGACGCCGGGAGACCTGTTCTTCCACCTGCGTGCCTCAACGCTCGATATGTGCTTCGAGCTCGCCCGTCAGATCATGCGCCGTCTGGGATCCGTGGCCGCCGGCTACGACGAGGTCCACGCCTTCCGCTACTTCGATGAGCGCGATCCACTTGGCTTTGTCGACGGTACCGAGAGTCCACGGGGTCAGGCGGCCGTCGTGGCGGCGCTCGTTGACGATGGCGCCTGGACCGGTGGCAGCTACATCATTGAGCAGAAGTACATCCATGACCTCACGGCCTGGGACTCGATGAGTGTTGAGGAGCAGGAGCGCGTCATCGGTCGCACCAAGCTCGATGACATCCAGCTTCCCGATGATGAGCAGCCCACTAACAGTCACGTCACCATGAACACCATTGAGGACGCCGATGGCAACGAGCTCCAGATCGTGCGTGACAACCTCGCCTTCGGTGAGGCATCCGGGGATCAGGGCACGTTCTTCATCAGCTATGCCGCCGACCCGCGTGTCACCGAGCTCATGCTCAGGCGAATGTTCCTGGGGGAGCCCGAGGGCAACTACGATCGCATCCTGGACTTCTCCACACCTCTGACGGGTTGCCTCTTCTTCGCCCCTCCGGCCGCTTTTCTCGACGAGGCCGACCAGCACGCGCGTGCCGCCGCCCGGCCCCAACCCGGACCGGAGGACCCGACCCAGCCCGCCACTGAGCTGAGTGCCGCCAGAGGCCTGGGGCTGAACGGCCCTTCGGAGGTACCGGGCGATTGGAGGACAGAGGACCGCAACAGTGACATGAGCGTCTCATCCGAACCGTCCGACGGTTCCCTTGGGATCGGAAACCTGAAGGGAGAGGTATGA
- a CDS encoding transposase family protein: protein MGLCEAIFAENPDLPVFGARALGLFLCVRLTLTYLRHNLPQELLAELYGVSQATVSRVISTYTPLIAQALQASVPTVEDLDPTAQLIIDGTLLQCWSWKDHPELYSGKHKTTGLNVQVACTLSGTLAWISDPQDGRVHDTQALRHCGLLDVPATDLPDGTPPPRHVGDKGYIGLGMITPKRKPAKLPLHPDDKTYNTTVNQIRYKIERVIANIKTWRVLHTGYRRPPETFPETISAVLGLIFTYTP, encoded by the coding sequence GTGGGCCTGTGCGAGGCCATTTTCGCCGAGAACCCCGATCTGCCGGTCTTCGGGGCGAGGGCGCTGGGGCTGTTCCTGTGCGTGCGACTGACCCTGACCTACCTGCGCCACAACCTGCCCCAGGAGCTGCTCGCCGAGCTCTACGGCGTCTCCCAGGCCACCGTCTCCCGCGTCATCAGCACCTACACGCCCCTGATCGCCCAGGCCCTCCAAGCCTCTGTACCGACGGTGGAGGACCTGGACCCCACGGCCCAGCTGATCATCGACGGCACCCTGCTTCAGTGCTGGTCCTGGAAGGACCACCCCGAGCTGTACTCCGGTAAGCACAAGACTACGGGGCTGAACGTGCAGGTGGCCTGCACCCTGTCAGGAACCCTGGCCTGGATCTCCGACCCCCAGGACGGAAGGGTCCACGACACCCAGGCCCTGCGCCACTGCGGCCTGCTCGACGTACCGGCCACCGACCTACCCGACGGGACACCACCACCACGCCATGTCGGCGACAAGGGGTACATCGGGCTGGGCATGATCACCCCGAAAAGAAAACCCGCAAAACTTCCCCTCCACCCAGACGACAAGACCTACAACACCACCGTCAACCAGATCCGCTACAAGATCGAACGAGTCATCGCCAACATCAAGACCTGGAGAGTCCTGCACACCGGCTACAGAAGACCACCGGAAACCTTCCCGGAAACCATCTCCGCAGTCCTCGGACTCATATTCACCTACACCCCATGA
- a CDS encoding type II toxin-antitoxin system PemK/MazF family toxin, with translation MNNPPCLLSRRGRRSRTRPVVILTRQTARASMTKVTVAPITSTIRGLSSEVLVGAVNGLDHPSAISLDNVLTIQPRLLGRNIGFLTEEQEHELAHAVVLAYDLELPLLR, from the coding sequence ATGAATAATCCTCCTTGTCTCCTTTCTCGACGAGGCCGTCGCTCAAGGACGCGCCCCGTCGTCATCCTGACTCGTCAGACCGCTCGCGCGAGCATGACCAAGGTAACGGTGGCACCCATCACCTCGACGATCAGGGGCCTGTCGAGTGAGGTGCTGGTGGGAGCTGTCAACGGATTGGATCATCCCAGCGCCATCTCGCTCGATAACGTGCTCACGATCCAGCCACGACTCCTCGGCCGCAATATCGGTTTTCTCACCGAGGAGCAGGAGCACGAGCTGGCTCACGCCGTCGTCCTCGCCTACGACCTGGAGCTCCCACTCCTACGATGA
- a CDS encoding zinc metalloprotease has translation MPASTSTGEWVIARIGGAPVVISPTSLLLGLLIAGSWYPLVSNALGAFGTTTVLLVVVATVLGVAASVLLHELAHGLAGTLMGRRPTRYELYLWGGRTSFGPAREWTAWKDLVTSLSGPATNLLIWLIGTQVQDSARLTIPIAFTVWAVTLVNLALAVFNALPGLPLDGGYALAALVVQVTGNRRLGLKVAGWGGLIVVGGVVWWWILRPLLLEGRQPDAFNLILVVMVGWSIAASSWQVLELGGGARAASRLDLRELARPVHVVRPDTPLSRARDAIAGGAALVLVADGTELVGAIDESSLKELGMDGAQDPASGVDVTAGQVCTVLPAAAVTTDLTGQAAADAMKRAREVSRWLVLVDSRTLSGAVPTGAR, from the coding sequence ATGCCTGCCTCCACATCGACCGGCGAGTGGGTGATCGCCCGCATCGGTGGCGCCCCTGTCGTCATCTCGCCGACCTCGCTCCTGCTCGGCCTGCTCATCGCCGGCAGCTGGTACCCGCTGGTCTCCAACGCCCTGGGCGCCTTCGGGACCACGACCGTGCTGCTCGTGGTGGTCGCCACGGTCCTGGGCGTCGCCGCCTCGGTCCTCCTGCACGAGCTGGCGCACGGCCTGGCCGGGACCCTCATGGGGAGACGCCCCACCCGCTACGAGCTCTACCTGTGGGGAGGGCGGACCTCCTTCGGGCCGGCACGCGAGTGGACCGCGTGGAAGGACCTGGTCACCTCCCTGTCCGGTCCGGCCACAAACCTGCTCATCTGGCTGATCGGAACGCAGGTGCAGGACTCCGCACGTCTGACGATCCCCATCGCCTTCACGGTGTGGGCCGTGACCCTGGTCAACCTGGCCCTGGCCGTCTTCAACGCTCTGCCGGGTCTGCCCCTCGACGGCGGCTACGCCCTGGCTGCGCTCGTGGTGCAGGTGACCGGTAACCGCCGGCTCGGTCTCAAGGTGGCCGGCTGGGGCGGACTTATCGTGGTCGGCGGAGTCGTGTGGTGGTGGATCCTGCGTCCGCTTCTGCTCGAGGGCCGCCAGCCCGACGCATTCAATCTCATCCTGGTGGTCATGGTCGGGTGGTCGATCGCGGCCTCCAGCTGGCAGGTCCTCGAGCTCGGCGGAGGCGCCCGAGCCGCCTCGAGGCTGGATCTGCGTGAGCTGGCCAGGCCAGTGCACGTCGTCAGACCCGATACGCCCCTGTCCCGGGCACGTGACGCGATTGCCGGCGGGGCCGCCCTCGTTCTGGTGGCTGACGGGACCGAGCTCGTGGGCGCCATCGACGAGTCCTCCCTCAAGGAGCTCGGGATGGATGGCGCGCAGGATCCTGCATCCGGCGTCGACGTGACCGCGGGCCAGGTCTGCACGGTGCTGCCGGCCGCGGCGGTGACCACCGATCTGACCGGGCAGGCGGCTGCCGACGCCATGAAGCGGGCCCGAGAGGTCTCGCGCTGGCTGGTGCTGGTGGACTCAAGGACCCTAAGCGGAGCCGTCCCCACCGGCGCGCGCTGA
- a CDS encoding RecB family exonuclease produces MSCEPHTVTTSPARAGARPTGPGAGGGPGRSSGGGRRAALSPSRAKDFMQCPLMFRLRTVDRLPEPGSLATHKGTVVHGVLERLYDLPASERRPAAALDLLPGQWASHREKNPEVMGLFEDSTQVETWLEEARGLIRTYFTLENPQRLEPAERELFVQTETGDGLLLRGFVDRLDVAPDGAMRVVDYKTGRSPGTRFMEEALFQMRFYALVLWRLRGRAPARLQLVYLKDGRVLTHDPRLAELERTETRLAHLWDEVEDCARTGTFRPRRSRLCDWCAFQAQCPVFGGTTPQMPDDGVTRLLSARRTAA; encoded by the coding sequence ATGTCCTGTGAGCCGCATACCGTCACCACCTCGCCTGCTCGGGCCGGCGCCAGGCCCACCGGGCCGGGTGCCGGCGGCGGCCCGGGGCGCAGTTCCGGTGGTGGACGTCGCGCGGCCCTGTCCCCGTCCCGGGCCAAGGACTTCATGCAGTGCCCGCTCATGTTCCGTCTGCGGACAGTCGATCGTCTCCCCGAACCCGGTTCCCTGGCCACGCACAAGGGAACGGTTGTTCACGGCGTGCTGGAGCGGCTCTACGACCTGCCGGCCTCCGAGCGCCGTCCCGCGGCAGCTCTTGACCTGCTGCCCGGCCAGTGGGCGTCCCACAGGGAGAAGAACCCGGAGGTCATGGGCCTGTTCGAGGACTCCACCCAGGTGGAGACCTGGCTGGAGGAGGCGCGCGGACTCATCCGCACCTACTTCACCCTGGAGAACCCGCAGCGTCTGGAGCCGGCCGAGCGCGAGCTGTTCGTCCAGACCGAGACCGGTGACGGCCTGCTCCTGCGGGGCTTCGTCGATCGCCTGGACGTGGCACCCGACGGCGCCATGCGCGTGGTCGACTACAAGACCGGTCGCAGCCCGGGCACGCGCTTCATGGAGGAGGCGCTGTTCCAGATGCGCTTCTACGCCCTGGTCCTGTGGCGGCTGCGCGGACGAGCGCCGGCTCGCCTCCAGCTCGTCTACCTCAAGGACGGGCGCGTTCTGACCCACGACCCGCGCCTGGCCGAGCTGGAGCGAACCGAGACCCGCCTGGCCCACCTGTGGGACGAGGTCGAGGACTGCGCCCGCACCGGAACCTTCCGCCCCCGCCGCTCCCGGCTGTGCGACTGGTGCGCCTTCCAGGCCCAGTGCCCGGTCTTCGGGGGCACGACGCCGCAGATGCCCGACGACGGGGTCACCCGTCTCCTGAGCGCCCGCCGCACTGCCGCCTGA
- a CDS encoding sulfurtransferase TusA family protein, which produces MRTVLETTGQVCPFPVIEAEEAMEDLSPGDELVIGFDCTQGTQTLPAWAADNGYTVTEFERTGDAAWTITVRK; this is translated from the coding sequence ATGCGCACTGTCCTGGAGACCACCGGCCAGGTCTGCCCCTTCCCCGTCATCGAGGCCGAGGAGGCCATGGAGGATCTCAGCCCCGGCGACGAACTCGTCATCGGCTTCGACTGCACCCAGGGGACCCAGACCCTGCCGGCCTGGGCCGCCGACAACGGCTACACCGTCACCGAGTTCGAGCGCACCGGCGACGCGGCCTGGACCATCACCGTACGCAAGTAG
- a CDS encoding aldo/keto reductase, translating to MEHRRLGRTGLRVSSVGLGTMTWGRDTDELEAKEQLDIFLDAGGTLVDTAASYGEGVSEEVIGALLREHVDRQDLVLVSKAGVRTWRTGERSSVADASRGSLLNTLDTSLARLGTDHLDLLLVQVPDPTTSLEETAHALSLAVSSGRTRYVGIANHPAWASVRMHDLLSGLFGEGGRGPGLAAVEVEHSLLSRGIERELMPASQALGFGILGYAPLGRGVLTGKYRATIPPDSRAASPHLRSYVSPYLGDPHRGVVEAVATAASGLDRKPAEVALAWARDAVGIASTIVGARTPAQLQGVLSANDLELPVQIRHALDEVTSVQLGYPERF from the coding sequence ATGGAGCACAGGAGACTCGGCCGAACCGGCCTGCGAGTGTCCTCCGTGGGCCTGGGCACGATGACCTGGGGCCGGGACACCGATGAGCTCGAGGCCAAGGAGCAGCTCGACATCTTCCTCGACGCCGGCGGCACTCTCGTGGACACCGCCGCCTCCTACGGCGAAGGCGTCAGCGAGGAGGTGATCGGTGCGCTGCTGCGTGAGCACGTGGACCGTCAGGACCTCGTCCTGGTCTCCAAGGCCGGGGTGCGCACCTGGCGCACCGGGGAGCGGTCCTCGGTGGCCGACGCCTCCCGCGGCTCCCTGCTGAACACGCTCGACACCAGTCTGGCCCGCCTGGGCACCGACCATCTCGATCTGCTGCTGGTTCAGGTGCCCGACCCCACCACCTCCCTGGAGGAGACGGCGCACGCCCTGAGCCTGGCCGTCTCCTCGGGGCGCACCCGCTACGTGGGCATCGCCAACCACCCGGCCTGGGCATCGGTGCGCATGCACGATCTGCTCAGCGGCCTCTTCGGTGAGGGCGGACGGGGTCCGGGACTGGCGGCCGTCGAGGTGGAGCACTCACTGCTCTCCCGGGGCATCGAGCGCGAGCTCATGCCGGCCTCCCAGGCCCTGGGCTTCGGGATCCTGGGGTACGCGCCCCTGGGACGGGGGGTCCTCACGGGCAAGTACCGGGCGACGATTCCACCGGACTCGAGGGCCGCCTCGCCGCACCTGCGCTCCTACGTGTCCCCCTACCTGGGTGACCCGCACCGGGGGGTCGTCGAGGCAGTGGCCACCGCGGCGTCGGGCCTGGATCGTAAACCGGCCGAGGTCGCGCTGGCCTGGGCCCGCGACGCCGTCGGGATCGCCTCCACCATCGTGGGGGCGCGCACACCAGCTCAGCTCCAGGGCGTGCTCTCAGCCAACGATCTGGAGCTCCCGGTCCAGATCCGCCACGCCCTGGACGAGGTCACCTCGGTGCAGCTCGGATACCCCGAGCGCTTCTGA
- a CDS encoding DNA primase, with protein MTNDPRSALNRLIAAFEAHLDAAATGDELSPAVVAAENALQDAFFTYDDSLFTAYGIELPFEAFDSDADDEDEDDDDYDDDGEYDDDEDDDYDDDGDDDDEDYDDED; from the coding sequence ATGACGAACGACCCGCGGTCCGCGCTCAACCGACTCATCGCCGCCTTCGAGGCGCACCTGGATGCTGCCGCGACCGGCGATGAGCTCTCCCCGGCCGTGGTCGCGGCCGAGAACGCCCTCCAGGACGCCTTCTTCACCTACGACGACTCACTGTTCACCGCGTACGGCATCGAGCTCCCCTTCGAGGCCTTCGACTCCGATGCTGATGACGAGGATGAGGACGATGACGACTACGACGATGACGGCGAGTACGACGACGATGAGGATGACGACTACGACGATGACGGCGATGATGATGACGAGGACTACGACGACGAGGACTGA
- a CDS encoding NAD(P)/FAD-dependent oxidoreductase: MARVTIVGGGYGGITVAKALDDVAEVTLVEQKDTFVSHAAALRAAVDRDWAEKIFLPYDRLLTNGRVVHGTALAVRGTTVEVSGHGPIEADYLVLATGTAYPFPAKHMESSSIIAKARIERVHANLEQCSRVLIVGAGAVGIELAGEITSAFPNIKVTMLEAADRILPAGDYKPEIREAIADQLAERGVEVITGDALSFLPPVDVGVLSPFRVTTQGGRPVEADMWFRAYGSAAATGFLSDDYDEVRHYDGTIRVDEYLRVVDHPGVWAIGDITDVRESKRADAARAHARVVADNIADIIAGREPSTTYTPGTERIILPLGPDGGASQILRDGVRVVVGPEETSRIKGEDLFLGFIRQELGVGQNA; the protein is encoded by the coding sequence ATGGCTCGCGTCACCATCGTTGGCGGTGGGTACGGCGGCATTACCGTCGCCAAGGCCCTCGACGACGTCGCCGAGGTCACCCTCGTGGAGCAGAAGGACACCTTCGTCAGCCACGCCGCAGCGCTGCGGGCGGCGGTCGACCGGGACTGGGCGGAGAAGATCTTCCTGCCCTACGACCGGCTCCTGACCAACGGACGCGTCGTCCACGGCACGGCGCTGGCCGTTCGGGGTACCACCGTCGAGGTCTCCGGGCACGGACCGATCGAGGCCGACTACCTGGTGCTGGCCACGGGGACCGCCTATCCCTTCCCGGCCAAGCACATGGAGTCCTCCTCCATCATCGCCAAGGCCCGTATCGAGCGGGTCCACGCCAACCTCGAGCAGTGCTCACGAGTGCTCATCGTGGGAGCCGGTGCGGTCGGTATCGAGCTGGCGGGAGAGATCACCTCGGCCTTCCCGAACATCAAGGTGACCATGCTGGAGGCCGCCGACAGGATCCTTCCCGCCGGTGACTACAAGCCGGAGATCCGCGAGGCCATTGCCGACCAGCTCGCCGAGCGCGGAGTGGAGGTCATCACCGGTGACGCCCTCAGCTTCCTGCCCCCGGTCGACGTCGGCGTGCTCTCACCCTTCCGGGTCACGACCCAGGGCGGACGTCCTGTGGAGGCCGACATGTGGTTCCGCGCCTACGGCTCAGCGGCAGCCACCGGATTCCTCAGCGATGACTACGACGAGGTGCGCCACTACGACGGCACGATCCGCGTCGACGAGTATCTTCGAGTGGTGGATCACCCCGGCGTCTGGGCCATCGGCGACATCACCGATGTGCGGGAGTCCAAGCGCGCCGACGCCGCCCGGGCCCACGCCCGAGTCGTCGCCGACAACATCGCCGACATCATCGCGGGCCGGGAGCCCAGCACGACCTACACGCCCGGAACCGAACGGATCATCCTGCCCCTGGGCCCCGACGGCGGCGCCTCCCAGATCCTGCGCGACGGCGTACGCGTTGTCGTCGGACCTGAGGAGACCAGCAGAATCAAGGGGGAGGACCTCTTCCTGGGCTTCATTCGCCAGGAGCTGGGTGTCGGTCAGAACGCGTGA